In a genomic window of Carassius carassius chromosome 43, fCarCar2.1, whole genome shotgun sequence:
- the mxh gene encoding interferon-induced GTP-binding protein Mx3, producing MDSSPEILDFDSSDENGPENSAIFLQQWEAQVRPYIEMIDYMRRIGIEKELALPAIAVVGDQSSGKSSVLEALSGVALPRGSGIVTRCPLELKLRKLNNGSCWTAVISYNEVRETFNDPAQVESYVRRAQNMLAGDGVGICDDLISLEISSPDVCDLTLIDLPGITRVPVKGQPEDIGDQIRRLILKFISKKETINLVVVPCNVDIATTEALRMAQGVDPDGLRTLAILTKPDLVDKGAEADILQVLQGKVVPLKKGYTIVRCRGQSDINENVSLVEATRQEKEFFAKHTQFSYLLEEQRATIPCLSTRLTKELVAHIKSSLPSLSDQIHFHLSGLRVELKNYADGPPLEPERMGPYLSKKILEFSDQISELCRTGESDDGNLYSSLRPVFKQWECHLSRSKASFRESVKLMTEKYDEAHRGRELVTFSDYCVYESMVKKHVGDLKQPAMDTLKLIRGIVQKEFRVMCELCFPNYPHLRHIILNHIDDIQSKQESKVEKRIHEYINMEKLVYTQDPIFTQKIVDFKFVEKRQEYESISLDTGENATSPQNCAVFDTRSLTPDKLIIYYEIVYQRLADYIPMVILLFILKQAAVMLRAHAMDLRDGADVVKLLVEDTEAGRKRAELHQRMERLRLAQERISIYL from the exons tcCAGAGAACAGTGCAATATTTCTGCAGCAGTGGGAGGCTCAGGTTCGGCCCTATATTGAGATGATTGACTACATGAGGCGAATTGGCATTGAGAAGGAACTTGCATTGCCGGCTATTGCAGTGGTGGGAGACCAGAGCTCGGGGAAAAGCTCTGTATTAGAGGCGCTATCAGGAGTCGCTTTACCTCGTGGGAGTG GTATTGTCACCCGCTGTCCACTGGAGCTTAAACTCAGAAAACTTAATAATGGGAGTTGCTGGACCGCCGTAATCTCCTACAATGAAGTGCGTGAGACGTTTAATGATCCCGCACAAGTTGAAAGTTACGTCAGAAGGG cACAGAATATGCTTGCTGGAGATGGAGTAGGAATCTGCGATGATCTCATCAGTTTGGAGATCTCATCGCCTGATGTGTGCGACCTCACGCTGATCGATCTGCCTGGAATAACAAGAGTACCTGTGAAAGGACAACCGGAAGACATTGGAGACCAG ATTCGACGCCTGATATTGAAATTCATTTCCAAAAAAGAAACCATTAATTTGGTTGTTGTTCCTTGCAATGTCGACATCGCAACCACGGAAGCACTTAGAATGGCTCAGGGTGTCGATCCTGATGGCTTAAGGACTTTAG CAATACTGACAAAGCCAGACCTGGTAGATAAAGGAGCAGAGGCCGACATCTTACAAGTACTGCAGGGTAAAGTGGTTCCTCTCAAAAAGGGCTACACCATTGTCCGATGCAGAGGCCAAAGCGACATCAATGAAAACGTTTCTCTGGTTGAAGCCACAAGACAGGAAAAGGAGTTTTTCGCAAAACACACACAGTTCAG TTATCTTCTTGAGGAGCAAAGGGCCACAATACCCTGCCTTTCCACCAGACTCACCAAAGAGCTGGTCGCACATATCAAG TCTTCACTTCCATCTCTAAGTGATCAAATTCACTTCCACTTGTCTGGGCTGAGGGTTGAACTTAAGAATTATGCCGATGGTCCACCTTTAGAACCGGAGCGAATGGGGCCTTATCTCAGCAAG AAAATCTTGGAGTTCAGTGACCAGATAAGCGAGTTGTGTAGAACAGGAGAATCAGACGATGGGAACCTCTATTCGTCTCTTCGACCAGTGTTCAAGCAATGGGAATGTCATCTGAGTAGATCCAAAGCATCAT TCAGAGAGTCCGTAAAACTGATGACAGAAAAATATGATGAGGCCCATCGTGGGAGAGAACTGGTGACCTTCAGTGACTACTGTGTGTATGAATCAATGGTGAAGAAACACGTTGGAGACCTTAAACAACCTGCTATGGATACTTTGAAGCTCATCCGAG GTATTGTGCAGAAGGAGTTCAGGGTCATGTGTGAGCTGTGTTTCCCAAACTACCCTCATCTGAGACACATAATACTG AACCATATTGACGACATTCAATCAAAGCAAGAAAGCAAGGTGGAGAAGAGGATCCATGAGTACATTAACATGGAGAAACTTGTGTACACGCAGGATCCCATTTTTACCCAGAAAATTGTAGACTTCAAGTTTGTGGAAAAGCGACAGGAGTACGAGTCCATTAGTTTGGATACAGGAGAAAACGCAACCTCACCCCAGAACTGTGCTGTTTTTGACACCAGGAGCTTGACGCCTGATAAACTGATCATCTACTACGAG ATAGTGTATCAGCGTCTGGCCGACTACATTCCCATGGTGATCTTGCTGTTTATACTGAAGCAAGCTGCTGTGATGCTGCGGGCTCATGCTATGGACCTGCGGGATGGAGCTGATGTTGTGAAGCTGCTCGTGGAGGACACAGAAGCTGGACGAAAGAGAGCAGAATTACATCAACGCATGGAGAGACTGCGCCTGGCACAAGAACGCATCAGTATTTACCTCTGA